ATTTCGTTATTATTCTCACTCTATGTACACATCTAATTTAAGATTCTgagatgtttttattttcagtATGATAAAATTTCAGtcattctattaaaaaattctaataaaaaatagtgtagtatttgtaattatttttactaAAGATTGCagttttttatttcctttttttttttttttttttgaggaaaacaattatctaatttaattgaaataatttcatttagCTAATTACATTTGTCAACCCACCCAACCTGCTCAACCAGCCGAGTTGAAATCGTTATTCACCGATCTGCCGGATTTATAGATTGGTGGGCCAGTGACTCAGCGGGAGAATTGGAATTTTCCCAACCCACCATTGGTTCATTGCTTAAAAATATTGACCTCCACCTAACCAATCCAACCTGTGCACACTCCTATTTCCAAATAAAGCCAATCAAGTTTATTAATCCCTAATAtacgtttactttaaaaatcaGTGCAActttttattcatatataattatctgaagaaatattttttaaaaactattaaatatgAAGTATTAGAATTATTAATTAGATGGCATGCAATGAAGTTGGttccttaaaaaattattaagtttaaGAATTGTTAAATAAACATAATATCTATAAGAGTGTCAACTATCAACTATGTGCTAGTTTGGAACAGTGGTACAAGAGAAATAACTGTAAGAATGATAAGACTGCCCAGGCCCACCAAATACAACAAGCCAAACACTCAATTGTAGTGGGCCCACTTTAACAATGACTGAGCCACCACATTCAGGGAGGATATAGGACAGACTGGGCAAGGCCACTGATGAGGATTAAAACCAGATCAAATCCATGAGTTTTGCCTCTGATAATGATTGCTAAGAAATACcggttgatatatatatgtatagaaTAGGAGGGATTGGACAAAGCATGCATcaagataaaaataatgaagaatGCAAAATTCAATATGTAATGCCTAAATGAGTGGTAACTTACAAACAAGCATGGCACTGAATCTGATTTGTGGTTTAGCTTTGGATTGGTTGACTTTTAGAAGAACAAAAATTCAGTTCAATTTTGGATCTAAAGTTCAGGGGTTTTCTTGCATTTTTCCCCtcaataaaaatatcattttttatttagagaTGGTATCAAAGAAACTAAACAATGATGGTAATGACAGCAGAAATGATAGATATAAAATCTGAATGTTCAGAATACCGTTATAACATTACAATACAGTAAGATGCATAAAAACCATCTTAATAAGTATTCAGTATACtgttataaaattacaatacaGCAAGATGCATGAAAATCACCTCTTAGGACTCTGCTCCTTCATTATGTCAGATGCTATTTCAGCAACATATTCCTCCCAATCCATTGAGGATATTACTTGTTTGCTTGTAAAGGGATACCTATATGAAAAATTACATTACACAGAAAGAGCATAGCTATCAGGAACCATGAGTGCTATATTTCGAAGCTGTGCGTTTGACATGACAATGCTACTGATCAATGAGTAGTGTTATGGAGCTTAACTGTTGGACACGGCAAGTCTCAAATGACAGTATAGCTCTCCTTAAACTCCGGTTTGACTTTTCTGCTATAAGAGCAGCAAAGCCAGATGGAAGTTGTAGTCCTTCTTTCTTCCCTATGAGTTCCAATACCTTAACAATCTGGCAGAAATAGTATCACTGTAAAATATCATACTCAATTCGATAAATTGTTTGATCTTAAAGGGGATCTTCTATAATTCTGCACGTGATGGGttatttcttgatttcttcCAGTCATTAATAAGTAGATTATTTTtagacaataataataaatagaaacAACACTCATAAGGAGTCCTATTGAAACCAACATGAGACACAATAACACCATTAATATTCTCATTAACACACCTGATCTAATTATAGCCACAAAATAGCCCATCCATCCTTAAGATCCTAAACACAGCTGTTTTCCAGAACATTCATTGAAGATGaagaatataacaaattatatttaGTATACAGTAACATTGCTCGCTATAAGAACTTCCTTTTCTGGGTAAATGGTGAGACTCAAACCCTAGAACCCAACTTGCCAGAATTCCTCAACACAACACCATTCTTGTGTATTGCATAGATCACTGTGGCtgagaacaaaattattaaaaatgcaaAGAATAGCAACTGAACATTCTTTGAAGGCCATTATTGTAGGCAAAGCCATTTATCAACTACCCTCCAagccaaggaaaaaaaaaatcatgaaaactTTTCTGCTACCCAATTCTATCATATTGTAAGAGgaatatgtttgtgtgtgtgtgtgtgtgtgtgtgtgtgttagcaATGTGAAACGTACAATTTTAATGCTGGTGCAATATACAATCATTTAAGATGCATTTGAATGAGAATAATTCTTGCTTTCAGCAATATTAAGGAATAAAATCTTATCCAACCTCTTCTTCTGTTGGTGCATTTATTCGCACATTCAAGCAGCGAGACCGGATTGCTTCAGTAACCTTTGAAGAACTGTTGCAGCACAGTATTAGCCGGCAATAAGCACTATATTTCTCCATAGTTCTTCGGAGAGAATGCTGGGCTTCTCTTGAAAGCTTGTCCACCTCATTGAGCACTAATACTGACAatgcaaaagaagaaatataatcAGCATATGGACACAAGCAGAGTTGTTAAACTGAAAAGAATCTAGCATCTTATCACTGTCGTTTTTGTTGTCAATAATTCTAGAATCTTATCACTGTTATATTAATTGCTCAGTTAATCCAGTTCAGTGGGATCCTCATGGACCTATTCAACCAAAATTAAGGAGAAAAGAAAGTGAAAGGAtgcaaaattatacatatatatatatatatatatatatatatatatattacattatatgAGGTAATCACATTTGCGTACTTCCTGCGTACTTGAGTTATGCCCCCTTTAGCATTTCTGTTGTGTTTTCTTACTTCatccaaaaataaagaatattatacattttattCAATTACGCCCTGACTTTTCAAGAAAAATACCTCAGCAGTGCTGGATAGGAAAACCATTttcaaaactttaaatattttcttactttttctaAGAAACAATGGAGCCCTAAGCACAAATTTATCAGCAATCACAATGTCCTCCTCTTTCATATTACAAATACTGAATAGCAGAACTATGTTTTACATAGGATCCAAATGTGAAAGAAAATTCACAGCATAAACAACCCGTTATGGAAAAAGGCAgttctttcaaaaaataaacacattgCATACATATCCTACATCTCAACTGAATTCTTTGTGGTTAAAGGATCCCTTTATAGTTGCTTTGGAACAATTAGGAGATTCTGTAGAACAAATGTTGGGTTGTGCTTCTCGCAGCAACACATATGGGATGGTGGTCCTGCTTATGGAGtaaaatcaattaataaaaGTTATGAATTGATCCAATGGACATATTTTCCTTAAAGGCTACAAGTTTTGGCTTTTAAAAATCAGATTAGTCAATActtgtaaaaataatttataaataaataaacaaagattAGGGAATCAAAATGTAGTATAAATTCCTCAAGATGTCAATAACTAACTCTGGAACAGAAAGACATACTTTTCAAGTATCAGGTGACATGAATCAGAGAGTGAGGGGAAAAGGGTGTTCAGAATTACCTTTAAatcctttttttcctttggtgTCAATGGGTCTATTTTTAGccatttctttaattatttcttGAACAATATATCTGTCCTGAAACCCTGCATCACTGGGATTCAATTCCACATGGTTGGTGCTTGACAATGTGGTAAGCTCTATATCAAGAGTTCGACTTCCAGCCTGAAACAAAATCATTGGAACATCTACTTAAATTAACTTCCATCTTTTCCAATAATTGTCACCACCAAACATAGCACAAAGTACCGATTTCATGTTTCAGCATGTTACTTAAGTATGACTTTACTAGTGTTAAAATAGACGGACAAAACTTAGGAACAGTTCCTTAAGGTATTGTACCTGCGGttcctaattaaattcaaacacatagcTGTATTGACTGATGAAGCACAAACACCTATGGTACAATATCTAAGAAATTGCGAACAAGATCATCAATGTAAAACATGAGAAGCAGGAAAAGCTTACATCGACTTTCCATGTCTTATTTTCGACTTTCACCtgcaatgaaaagaaaaagaaagcaaataaaaatgatatagcCCTAAGATGAGATCATATCCACATAGTGAGAAAACCCATGAAAGAAAATCGAGAAGAAGAGAAGACCTTTTCAGCAGTGGGGCCAAACATCTGTCGAAGAAGGGCCATGATTAGGGTTTTCTTGCCAGAACCCGGTGGGCCATAGAAGAGCAAATGTGGGCAATCCTGCTCCGTCACCTAAAGCAAAAAACCACCAGAATTTCAAAAAACCCAACAAGcaattgaaagaagaaaaaaaattaaagaaagaaagaaagagagtgagTACGAGTTTCTTGAGGTTTTGGGCTATGTGTTGATGGACGATGATGTTGTCTAGGGTTTTAGGCCTGTACTTGTCTACCCACAACATCTTTGTATCTTCTTCGGCGATTCAAGCTTCTTCAACgcttgaatttgtttttgtagcttctgagttttgagagagagagagagagagagagagagagagggaattcCTGAGAATTAGATTGGCGGGAAACACATGAGTGAGAGGCTAGGTTAGTGACAGACTTGGACCTGCTTCCCACTTGACTGTGTATTTACACGTGGCTTAGAGCCCTCCTCGTATAAGTGAAATGGTGTCTTAGATTCAATATCTTATTACACTAAAAACCGATTAGGGTATTAAAGCACCATCATAGGttgaaacaccaaaaaaaaaaattatatatatatataacaattataaattttgtaacgAGTTGGattaatattgaaaattttgagcaTCTTTCGAAAAAGGTACCTAATTCTACACTTATAATATgcagatttttttaaaaaaatgttgaaaattctATGCATTCAACCAATActattattcaaaaaatttacataattttgtttGTTCCAAGGAGTACTTTTGCCCTTTTAGAAAATACAAACGTATTTAAGTAATTATCATTCTGTAAAACTGtaatgaaaacacaatttttgtttttcttctataCAAATACAATATTGAGATTTTTTACTGTGACGTGATTGGTTTCTAAGATCCCTTTCAACATTATGCCTTTTACTAGTTAATCCCGGTAGAGTCCCAAAACATCGTATTTTGCTGAAACAAGGTCATTTATAACATGATGCCAAGACTcgttatttcattaaaatttcataaacttaaattaaaactaaactaaatgatAAATGAAGCGACATCCCCTAGAGTATTTACCACAAAGAATAATTAGATTAATTGGATAAATATCTTAAACTAATTGGATTtgtatatttctaaaaaatatgtatatattattttgtatgTCCAAAGTAAGCAATTTTTCGAAGAAGATACACAACTCTGTACGAtgattatacataatttttcaaaaaatgttgaCAATTCTACACATTTAATGAACTCTATTACTCAAagaatttacataattttttacattCAAAGTACGCAATTTTCAAACAATACACACATTTCCTCAAGATCAACGTacataatttttcaagaaaaatgaagattttgCACATTCAATGAACATTGTTACTCAaagaatttatataattttttatgttcaaaatatacaatttttcaaagaacaTACACAACTCTACATGATGAATGTacactgatgatgcaaagaagatcagtaggctggatgcttcggacttgaaaggaccacttgctctctctgc
This genomic stretch from Castanea sativa cultivar Marrone di Chiusa Pesio chromosome 9, ASM4071231v1 harbors:
- the LOC142608638 gene encoding replication factor C subunit 3, whose amino-acid sequence is MLWVDKYRPKTLDNIIVHQHIAQNLKKLVTEQDCPHLLFYGPPGSGKKTLIMALLRQMFGPTAEKVKVENKTWKVDAGSRTLDIELTTLSSTNHVELNPSDAGFQDRYIVQEIIKEMAKNRPIDTKGKKGFKVLVLNEVDKLSREAQHSLRRTMEKYSAYCRLILCCNSSSKVTEAIRSRCLNVRINAPTEEEIVKVLELIGKKEGLQLPSGFAALIAEKSNRSLRRAILSFETCRVQQYPFTSKQVISSMDWEEYVAEIASDIMKEQSPKRLFQVRGKLYELLVNCIPPEIILKRLLYELLKKLDAELKHEVCHWAAYYEHRMRLGQKAIFHIEAFVAKFMSIYKSFLIATFG